Proteins from a genomic interval of Thamnophis elegans isolate rThaEle1 chromosome 2, rThaEle1.pri, whole genome shotgun sequence:
- the NEUROD4 gene encoding neurogenic differentiation factor 4, protein MAKLYPKPKDMAELLSSQSWINEALSTQNETKDKDTRQAAYEMLSGINDENDSVEEEEEEDNGKPKRRGPKKKKMTKARLERFRARRVKANARERTRMHGLNDALDNLRRVMPCYSKTQKLSKIETLRLARNYIWALSEVLESGQTPESKGFVDMLCKGLSQPTSNLVAGCLQLGPQSLFLEKHEEKVPVSDSTVSSHGFSYQSPGLPSPPYGSMETHLVHLKPPSFKTLVDTSFGNHHQDCASPAYEGPLTPPLSISGNFSLKQDGSPDLEKPYSFMAHYPSVSLSSAHGHTSHFSTTVPKYDLPLDVNYDSYSHHVVGAQLSAIFGE, encoded by the coding sequence ATGGCCAAACTCTACCCCAAGCCCAAAGACATGGCTGAACTCTTATCTTCTCAATCCTGGATCAATGAAGCGCTGAGTACCCAAAATGAAACAAAGGACAAAGACACCCGGCAAGCCGCCTATGAGATGCTTTCTGGCATTAATGACGAGAATGACagtgttgaggaagaagaggaagaagataatGGGAAGCCCAAAAGAAGGgggccaaagaagaagaaaatgaccaAAGCGAGGCTGGAGCGTTTCAGGGCCCGCCGCGTGAAAGCTAATGCTCGGGAACGAACACGGATGCATGGACTTAATGATGCTCTTGATAATTTGAGACGGGTGATGCCCTGCTATTCTAAAACACAGAAACTGTCCAAAATTGAGACACTGAGGCTAGCCAGAAACTATATTTGGGCTTTGTCAGAAGTTCTGGAAAGTGGGCAGACTCCAGAAAGCAAAGGTTTTGTGGATATGCTATGCAAAGGTTTGTCCCAACCAACCAGCAATCTGGTTGCCGGATGTCTCCAGCTAGGACCACAATCTCTGTTCCTGGAGAAACACGAGGAGAAAGTCCCTGTTTCTGATTCAACTGTCTCCAGTCATGGTTTTTCTTACCAGTCTCCAGGATTGCCCAGTCCGCCCTATGGAAGCATGGAGACACACCTTGTACATTTAAAGCCTCCCTCTTTCAAAACTCTGGTGGATACTTCCTTTGGCAATCATCACCAAGACTGTGCATCTCCCGCATATGAAGGTCCCTTGACACCTCCTCTGAGCATCAGTGGAAATTTTTCCTTAAAACAAGACGGGTCTCCAGACCTAGAAAAACCATACAGTTTTATGGCTCACTATCCATCTGTTAGCCTGAGCAGTGCTCATGGGCACACCTCCCATTTTTCAACCACGGTGCCCAAGTATGACCTCCCATTAGATGTGAACTATGATTCTTATTCTCACCATGTAGTTGGAGCACAGCTCAGTGCGATATTTGGTGAATAA